The following proteins are co-located in the Camelina sativa cultivar DH55 chromosome 12, Cs, whole genome shotgun sequence genome:
- the LOC104733490 gene encoding abscisic acid 8'-hydroxylase 1, whose translation MDFSAMVLTLLAGAFFLYFLRCLISQRRRGSSKLPLPPGTMGWPYVGETFQLYSQDPNVFFQSKQKRYGSVFKTHVLGCPCVMISSPEAAKFVLVTKSHLFKPTFPASKERMLGKQAIFFHQGDYHAKLRKLVLRAFMPDSIRNMVPNIESIAQDSLRNWDGTMINTYQEMKTYTFNVALLSIFGKDEVLYREDLKRCYYILEKGYNSMPVNLPGTLFNKSMKARKELSQILARILSKRRQNGSSQNDLLGSFMGDKEELTDEQIADNIIGVIFAARDTTASVMTWILKYLAENPNVLEAVTEEQMAIRKDKEEGESLTWGDTKKMPLTLRVIQETLRVASILSFTFREAVEDVEYEGYLIPKGWKVLPLFRNIHHSADIFKNPGKFDPSRFEVAPKPNTFMPFGNGTHSCPGNELAKLEMSIMIHHLTTKYSWSIVGASDGIQYGPFALPQNGLPIMLARKSE comes from the exons ATGGATTTCTCCGCCATGGTTCTCACTCTCCTCGCCGGAGCTTTCTTCCTTTACTTTCTCCGGTGTCTAATCTCACAGCGCCGCCGTGGATCCTCGAAACTTCCACTCCCACCGGGAACAATGGGTTGGCCTTACGTCGGCGAAACCTTCCAACTTTATTCTCAAGACCCAAATGTCTTTTTCCAATCCAAACAGAAAAG GTATGGATCGGTGTTTAAGACCCATGTATTGGGATGTCCATGTGTGATGATCTCGAGTCCAGAGGCGGCCAAGTTCGTTCTGGTTACGAAATCTCATCTCTTCAAACCGACTTTTCCGGCGAGTAAAGAGAGGATGTTAGGTAAACAAGCCATCTTCTTCCACCAAGGTGACTATCACGCTAAACTCAGGAAGCTTGTTCTTCGTGCTTTCATGCCTGATTCTATCCGAAACATGGTTCCCAATATCGAATCTATCGCTCAAGATTCTCTCCGTAACTGGGATGGAACAATGATCAACACTTACCAAGAAATGAAAACT TACACCTTCAACGTGGCCTTGCTCTCGATCTTCGGAAAAGACGAGGTTTTATACAGAGAAGATCTAAAACGATGCTACTACATTCTCGAGAAAGGTTACAATTCGATGCCAGTGAACCTCCCCGGAACACTTTTCAACAAATCCATGAAAGCTCGCAAGGAGCTCTCACAGATCCTCGCCAGAATCTtatcaaagagaagacaaaacGGTTCCTCACAGAACGATCTACTCGGATCATTCATGGGAGACAAAGAAGAGCTGACCGACGAACAGATCGCCGACAACATCATCGGAGTCATCTTCGCGGCCAGAGACACGACGGCGAGTGTGATGACGTGGATCCTCAAGTACTTGGCCGAGAATCCCAACGTTCTCGAAGCCGTTACT GAAGAACAAATGGCGATAaggaaagacaaagaagaaggagagtcTCTAACTTGGGGAGATACAAAGAAGATGCCATTAACTTTGAGAGTCATCCAAGAAACATTAAGAGTGGCTTCAATCTTATCTTTTACATTCAGAGAAGCTGTGGAAGATGTTGAATACGAAG GATATTTGATACCTAAAGGATGGAAAGTTTTGCCACTTTTCAGAAACATTCATCATAGTgctgatatttttaaaaatcctggAAAATTTGATCCATCAAGATTCGAG GTGGCTCCAAAACCCAATACGTTCATGCCATTTGGCAATGGAACCCACTCCTGTCCTGGTAATGAATTAGCCAAGCTTGAGATGTCTATCATGATCCATCATCTGACCACCAAGTACAG CTGGTCGATCGTTGGAGCGAGCGACGGGATTCAGTATGGGCCATTCGCGCTCCCCCAAAACGGACTGCCCATTATGTTGGCCCGGAAGTCGGAG